A segment of the Crinalium epipsammum PCC 9333 genome:
GTAACAGTTGTTATAGCTACCGCTTGTAATAGTAATGAGTAAAAATGTTGTGCCGTAAATTTAGTGCTGATAGGCTGTTCAACCCTATTAGTATTTAATTTATATAACTATAAAAAATAGATAGTTTACCCAATATGATTATGATTGATTAAAATTAATCGCTAATCAAAAGAAGGTTAATCAATGTAAATTAATTAGCCAAATAATCAAGGATTATTTAAATTGCCTGTTCTGAAACTACTAACGGTACTTAGACAAAAACCACAATTTGCACTGCTAAGTCTATGCTGATTTCCTTTCCACCAAATCAAATTCTTGCAAATCATCCAGTTTAAGTGGGATGATACCCCGCCCGATCCGCTCCACTAATTCTGAGCGGGACACACCGAGTCTTTCCGCGATCGCATCTATACCTTTGATACCAGTAGGAGTAACTGTGAGGGTATAGCGCCCTTTTAGCTCGTCCCACATTTCGGGCTGACCTTTCGTATTTTTATGCCCTTTCTTAGACATTGCAACCAATCAGCATTTATTTATACGGTAATTCTAACCATTAAATAGCAAAACTGTGTTATGTTAGCGAGTAAGCATACGCTTTGTATGTAACCTAAAATACTCACCAGTAAGACGGGTACCAACCAGAACTGGTGAGTAATTAAACCTCATATTCAAAGAGGGGAGTTATCCCTATGTTAACTGATCTTCACAGTCGGCGTGAATCCTTCTATGCAAAAATAGGGGGTGCAGCGTGACCAAGTTCACCCCTACCCGACGCGGTAATAATTGTCCTATATGTGGCGATAGTTCTGGAGATTGCCGGATAGTTGATAAGATTGTACTTTGTCACACTGGCATTGATAGTGATGCTGGCATTACAGGTTGGAAATACCTACACAACGATAAATCAGGGATTTGGGGCGTTTATGTTCCCGATACTGGAACCAATGAACAGGGTAAAAGCTGGCAGGATGTAGCAGAAGAACGTAACCAGCGCAGACAACGTGAGCGTGAACAACAGCAAGCAAAATCATTGCCAGCGAGTGAGCGCAACAAACACTATCGTGCGATCGCCAAAAAATTAACTCTTAGCCAAAAGCATCGACAACATTTATTAGAGCATAGAGGGCTAACAATAGCCGAGATTGACTTTGCCTATCAACAAGGTTGGATCAGAACATGGATTCCAGGACAGGAAGTTTTTGGCATATCTGCCAATTTAGCAGGTGTCAGCACAGGTCTTGGATTTAAACAATCCCTAGTAGGGGTTGATGGCTTTACTATTGCTGCTTGTGATATTGATGGTAACATCACAGGTCATCAAATCGCTACAGATGACCGTGAAAAGTTTGCTAAGTATATTTGGTTGTCCAGTGCATCTAAGGGCGGTAGCAGCCCACATTTGCCTAGTGGTGAACTGCCTTTATTTGTCTGGAAGCATCCAGAATGCAAAGTAATTAGTGAGGTTCAGTTTGCCGAAGGTGGCGTAAAATCGCTTATAGTCGCTCTCAAGCTGTGGTCACAAGGTCGTACAGATATAGTTGTGGTCGGTGCTGCTGGTGGTAATTTTGCTGGTAGTCCAGAGTTATTAAAAACTGTATTAGACCGAATTGTATCCCCTAAATGTTTGCTGTATCCCGATGCAGGTGCGATCGTCAATCCTCACATTATGATCCAATACCGCAAACTCTACCACTTACTACTAGAGTGCGGTATTGACTTAAACGTTGCTTGGTGGGGTCAAGTTGATAAAAATCACCCAGATATTGATGAAAAACCCGCAGATGTTAAAGTCAAAATTATTACATTTACAGATTTTGATGATTTAGCACCAAGAAATGATTTTCATGTCAGTAGTGAAAAACAAACTTACTATTGTTTCGACTGTGGGGAGAGTGGCAATGCTATCCATTTCTTAATGGAAATTGGTAAACAATCATTTACTGATACCGTCCTAAAGTTAGCAGAAAAGCATCAAATACCCATAGCTTGGGACACTGATAAACCCAACCGTGTAGCACGAGAAACCATTGAGTTAGTCAAGAGTAAAACTGATATTGTAGAAACCATATCAGAACATTTAACCCTATACAGCAGAGGTAAGAATTTTCAGGGTAATTGTCCATTTCATAATTCAGAAACGCATGGCGAACGTCACAAAGAAAGAGCGAGTATTGAGGAACCAGATCCGGTAGAGTATGAAGCCTACAATAAAAAGCTTGAAGATGAAGAAAAAGGGGAGGAAGCATACCAGCAAGATCAACAACGCCAATGGCGTGAGCAGTACCATGATAGAGCTAAACACGCATGGAACAAAGCTAAAAGGTTTACCCCGACTCATAAAATTAATAGTAAATATTTTGACTTTCCTATACCTGAAGCTGGTTATCTTACTGCTGTTAAAAGTGGGTTAGGAAGTGGTAAAACTGAGTGGTTACGTCGTGCTGTGGAGTTATTGCCGGATGAAGGTTGGGTAGCACTGGGATATAGAAACTCACTACTACTACAATCGTCTGAGCGATGGAATTTCAGCCACCTTCATATACACAAAGCTTTTTTACTCATCAAAGATCCACGTTGTAAAATAGCTTGTTGTGTTGACAGCTTAGGGCATTTTGAACCAGAAGACTTTGACGACAAAAACCTGATTTTAGACGAGGTAATGTCGATCATTAAACATCTGTTGTACGGTAGCACGATTAAGGATAGACGTACACAGATATTAGACAAATTTACTGAGGCTGTGCGACGTGCCAAGCGGGTATTTATCCTTGATGGAATGCTGGCAGACTGGGCGGTTAACTACATTCAACAGTTGCGAGGTGACGATAAAGTTACCAAGATTGATAATGAGTATAAACGAGAGCCACTGAATATTAATTTCTACTTAGGTACATCAAAATTAGATCAACTTAGACCCAATGATAAATCGCCATTAGTATCAAGAATTAGACGCTCAGTTGAGCCAATTTGCATTTGTGCAGACTCTCAGGTATTTTGTGAAGCTATTGAGGAAATTCTGATTGATGCTGGTATGGAAGGTATCAGAATTGATGGTAAAACTATTAGTGACGCTAAGAGCAAAGATTTCCTCAAAAATCCTAATGCTTGGATTGAGAAAAACCGACCGGATTATGTAATACTTTCACCAACTGCTGAAAGTGGCGTTGATATTAGCATCCTTGGTCATTTTAAAGATCAATACTGCTTCTTTTTTGGTGTGATTGATGTTGATTCGATGCTTCAGTTCTTAGGTAGAATTAGAGATATTGCTACCCAACGTTGGATCTGGTGTGCTGAATTCGGATTAGATGACAACGAGGGTATGCGATCGCCATTCCCAAGTCAGGTAGAAAAAGCTTTGCAACAATTCTTAATTGAGGATGGATTAAGAGTAATTGAGGGTTTAGATAATAGTGATGCGCTCGCCAAATTACTCCAAGATATTGTTGAGGCTAACAAATCTATCCACCATAAAGTTTTTACCTCATTAAAAGCCACAGATAACTATGAACGGTTCAACCTACGCGCCTGTCTACTAGAATCGTTACAAAAAGCCGGACATAATGTTATTGAGTTTACGGGCAACCACAATGATGATGCAGCTTTTAGGTATAAGGAAGCATCAGAGGAAGTTAAGCAACAAACCAGTGCCGATATTTTCTACTCTGATAATATTGATGCAGAACAAGCGGAAACTATCAGCCGTAACTATTCCGCTACTTGGGAAGATCGCTGCAAAGTGATGAAAGCGCAACTTTTAAAGCGTCTACCAGGAATTGAAGCAACTGAGCGTTGGTTCCCAGAATTTATCTACAAAGTACGGTATGAGGATCGCAATTTTATCAATAAATGTCAGCTTTATTGGTTGTTAACACATCCAGAGGCAGCTTTATTACAACAGCGAGAACGATGGCATTGGTTTATCAAACAGGAGAAAGTATTTTTAGGAGATTTCCGTAGTGATTTCTCAAAGGTGTGGGCATTGCAACAATTGGGCATTTTGGAGTTGATTGAATCTAAAAATGTTTGGAGTGATGAAAGCCCAGAGTTACTAGAACTGGTAAAGCGTGGTAAGGATAAAAAAGTAGCATCGGCACTTGGTATGAGTGTTGGGCAATCTACGCCAACAGCTTATCTACGTCGGGTATGTCGGTTGATTGGAGTCAAACTCAAGCATGATAGAAAGCGAAAAAATAAAAAGCAAATAACTCTCGTATCTATATATCAACCTGCCCTTCACGATCCAGACAGGCTAGTAATTCTTGAATGTATTGATCGTAGATTGCAGAAATATGTCACAGGAGAAATACCAGTTATGGACTGGGGATTAACCCCAACACAACCCAACTGTCACACACCAGTAATGGCTACAGTCGCAGAAAATGAAACAGCCCCCAAAACACCCGTAAATCAACCTCAAACCCAGATAGAGCAAAAATTACAGCCTGTGCAAGTTTTCCCTGATATGTATAACAAACATAGTAAAACTTGCACAGCCAATGAGGAGACTATTACCCCCCAACTGGCACAAAAAGAAGAATTAACTATTGAGGAGGAGTTAGAGGTTGAGGACTGCTTAAGTATCCTCAACCCCGTTGATAATGAGGAACTGCTGCACGATCGGGAATTCCATCTAAGCATGATGGCTGAACTTAAGGGATTGAGCCAACGGATAAAATGCGCTTTTTGGTCACGCTTACCCAATTGGCGGCGGCTACAGTTGAAGCAATGGCAGATGGGTCATGCTTAACCAATTTAAGTATCCTTGCCAAACTCACGAAAACTCACATTTTTAACTATTAGGGATGAATAAGCGCAAAGCTGTCACTAGGGGCAAGATAATAAATTTATGACAGAAACCACAACACAACCAGAAAACAATTATATTCCCCAAGAAGATGTTGAAATAGACCCTGTTACCGCTTACTGCAACTGGGTTTTAGGAAAACCATTTAAAGATAGTATTGCCAAGCTGGACAAGGCTGGTGTAATTGCATACGTTAATCACATTACCAGTTCGTTAACATCAGTTCAGGAGCCAGCGAAAAGCTTTTGGAAGGGATATAAAGCTGGAATATTAGGCACAGAAAAGTTAGCAGATGATGAAATATTTGCTATAGGGTACGATGCAGCATTAGGAATAGTTAAGCCTCCATTACCTAAGCGTAAACCCAAAAATGTAACAAGCACAACTTAAGGTAATAGATGCTTAGAGAGTCTAACATTGTACCTTTTTACACCGATATTATTAGTATTTCGAGTGAGGTTACTTTTCATCTACAAAACACTGCGATCGCAGTGTTTAGAAAAAACTAAAAACGGACGTAAAAGGAACTCTTTTCGTTACGCTGCAATTATGACCACTTATCTAGAACATTAGTAGGTTTCGCTCTATGAAACTCTCCCAAATCCAAAAACAAATTAAATATGTCACTAATGCTGCTGGGGAAAAGACAGAAGTTCTGATCCCTGTTGAAATTTGGGAAACTATAAAAGAGCTTCTGCAACCAATAGAAAGCGGACTAGATCCAATAGATTCTAACGAACCCAAAGCCCAAATTTTAGCTGATTTGCAAGAATCCATTCGACAAGGGAGAACAGGGCAAACCTACCCTGTTTCAGCACTATGGGATGATATGGACAGCTAATATTATGGTTGAAGTTCGCTTTACTCAAACATTTAAGCGTCGTCTTAAAGCACTTTCTAAACGGTATCGGCAGATTCAACAAGATATTCAACCTATCATTGACGAGCTTCAAAATGGACAATTCATCGGCGACCAAATTTCTGGAACAGATTTTACCGTATTCAAAGTGCGAGCCAAAAACAGCGACATTCCCACAGGAAAAAGTGGTGGCTATCGGCTAATCTATCAATTAGTTTCTCCTGACTGTGTTCTTTTGCTCTTGATAATTGCCAAATCAGATCAAACCGATGTCAGCGTAGAAGAAATTGACGATGCAATTAACAAGGCATAGTCTGTACTAACTTTTCTAGTAACTGCAAAGAACGCTCAATATATTCCCAATGCTCGAAAGTGGCTAGAGCCACGCCATTGATAAAATTAATAAAGGCTCGCTATGAACGGAGAAACGTTGCTCCTAACCCCCCAGTTTCAAACCAAGTCAGAGTAGGGAGGAGACAATAACCACAATTCTTGTGTATGAATATCCATACCTTTCTATTTTGACTACAGTTCTATAGGGCTATCGCCCTCAACTTTTAAAAAAACTGTTCAAACCTATCAGTAGAAACAGTTTTATCCGGTGGCAATTTTGAAAGTACCATCATTGTTAAAAACTGTTAATTGCAGATTGTGGAGTGCTACTTTTAAGTTTTATACCAACCATCACATATCCCCAAAGATAGCCTCCATATCCTCTTGAGTACCTACTCCTTTAATTAGTGATTCTCTCTTAGGCTTAGATTCAAGTTCAGGTAATGATTCAGGTTCAGGCGCAGATAAGGGTTGTGCTTGTGCATAGTTTTGACCGTTCATTATTACAATTTGCTGAGTCGGTCTTTCCAAAAAGAATACCTGACGAATGTAACTAGCGTAGTTCTCTAAAGCATTGCAAGCTTCTAAAGCTATTATCCTTAATTCCTCCTTAGATAAATTACCTTTTTCTCTATATGCAAATGGCAAATAACACATTCGCAAAACTTGCCAAATCAAATCCTTAGACTCACGCGCTCCTTTAGAGTTCAGATACGATAACACTACACCTTCTGGTGTATCTTCTAAGGCTTGAAGCCTCAATTTAAAATCAATAGATTTCTTACGAGGAAGCTGATCGTTATCATTCATTACACTGCTACCTTGCCTTTAAAGTAATTAAACAAACCAAAAATATCAATCAACCGGAACGCTAACGCTTCTTTTTGATGACGCTCAGTTTTTAACTTGTCGAAAGCTGTTTCAACCTGTTCAGTAATATCAGCCCCCCAACAAATAGGAACTATTGGTCTATCTCCAGGCTGCGGCAATCGTGGCAGTTGAGATTTTTCACGCACACCAAAATACTTATTTAACTCCGGCTTCAAATAAACTCCTGCACCACCACAAATAATTACTTCATCTAAATCTCTTGGCAAACACCTATCCAACCATTGCTCTAACTCTTGCCAATATTCCGCACGGGAGCTAGTAATTGCTTCAGTAATCTTTTTAATTTCTGATAAACGAAACTCAGGATCTCTACTTCTAGCTAAACCTTGAATTGCAGCAGTGTTTTCCAGCTTAATTGAGGAGAAATTATCTGGACGATTCATCATCAAATAATCAGCTTGGAAAATTGCCCTAGATAACTCTAGTGGTTTTTGACCACTGGTACGTTCTAATACCTTATCCTCCAACTTCATAAAACCTATTTCTGGACTTTCCCCCTTTACCATTCGACCACCGCTAAACTGCAAAGCTGTTACATTACGATGCCCAAACATCAAAACAGCTAACGTGCGATCGCGAAACCAATCTAATCCTTTCTGCTTAACTCGTACCATTGCCAAACCACTTCCTTCAGGTCGGCATAGGAAATTAGTCAATTTCACTTTTAACGGCTGACCTCTAAAAGTATAATCAGCCAAAATTTTAGTTAACTGATCTTTTAACCTATTTCGATCTTCGTACTCATTCCAAGGCAACAATACCACCAGTTCCAACGTTATATTATTGACATTACGTTTAGTAGAACTGGCTTTATCTATAATCACACCTATTATTGCGGAGGTCTTATAAATTGCTCTTTCATACTTCAATTCTTTTAGTCCGACATCACCAGAAAAATCACGAGCGAAAGAACCTACTAAGTAAATTTGATTTTCCCATTCAACCCATGCTTCATCTTCTGGTCTTGGGCTACCTAATTGTCCTTTACCAGATCTATAGTTTTCTAAAGTTTCTCTTGAAACGGACGCAACCTCTGGTAACATTGTTACTAAATAAGTCTCTTTTATTCCTTCGACCTCGGCAATTACCTTCGTAAGTGATGCACCTGGATCAATTGCAAGTGTTATTTTCACCTAATACTTTCCTCACCCTTCCCCAGTTTTACTAATTTTCGCTCTCAACGCTTCAGCCTCTATCCCCCCAAAGTGATGCTTATTACCCAGTAAAATCTGTAAAAAAGAACAGGAAAATTCAGGAATAAATCAGGACAAACCAGGAAATACCAGGAATTAATCAGAAAATATCAGGACAACCCCAACTTTGCAGCCCTCTATACTACAGAAAATTGCCCTTCCTCTCTAAAATACTTTCCTTTTTTTCCCTACTTTTTCCTTTTTTTTCCTGAATTTTCCTGATCCGCTACACCCCAACAGCAACCGACCCTCAAGCAGTTTTGACCCCGTTTCGATAACCTAAAAAGCAAGGAATACTTTTCTGTATAAATTCTCTATTCATAAAATATTGCACCATTTTCCAGGTTTTTAGCCCTCCTCACCCCCGATAGCCCTCCGTGTCACACATTTGCACTACAAAAAGACGAGTTATCAACTTCTGTAAAACCACTACTTTTCGTGTGACAGGTAGACTACAAGGTAAGCGATCGCACTCCGAAGTCAGGGTATTTTCCTGGTAGAAGTTGTACAAACGCAATAAAAAATATTTATAGACGTTCTATTTATTACAAATAAGGTAAAGGTACAAATAAAAAATGTGACTACCAAATCTAGTTTACTAAATTAGGTTAATACTAATGATAATCGGACAATTTATAGCAATAGCAATATTAAAATAGTGCTATAAGTCATAAAACCTATATATTGTATATAGTTCAAGTTTTTAAATTAGGCTATTATAGTTAAATAAAGTTTTTGAAAAATACTCAAAATTGAGTAAACTAGGTTCGTATTAAGCTTTTTAATTAATAAATAATAGGGACGATTCAAGCTATTAATAAATTAAATAAGAACAAAACTGGACTATGCGATCGCACAACCACACTACCAAATCTTAGCTCATTACTAAACTGCTATATCCCTTGCAAATGCAGCTTTGTGTCAAGCTTTGAGTAGTAAATTTTACTGTTAATAAATGTTTTACACAAGCACCAAAGTGCGCGGTGCTTAATAAAAAGTACCGTGATTGTTGTATCTTTATTCACTGTTGTACAGCATTTATAACTGCCCTATTGCACTACACTTCTAACTGCCCTGTTGCACAGCACTTACAACTGAATTGTTTTTACAGCACAAGGCTAGAAACTACCTTAAGTTAGAGAGTGCGTTCGTTGTTAAGCGAGTAAAATAATCTCTTAAGTACTGACTGTTTATTAGGCATGGCTAAGGAAGCTCGCAACAAAATTGTAAGAATACGGCTAACAAAGAGTGAAAATGACTTAGCCGAACTTATGGCGTTGAACGAGCGGATAACAATCAACGAGTTATTTAGAGAATACACACTCAAAAAAGCAGAACTGGTAGATACTAATACCAAATTGCAGTTCATTGAGAAAACAGCCAAAACCTTATTAAAACTGAATAAGTACATTAAAGACACTTCTCAACCCGAAGAAATTAACAGTCTACTTACTCAAGTAAAAGCAGAATTAATTGAAGCGCGTGCCTTGATTGCTAACCGATCTAATAGTCTTGACGTATGATTAGCAAGATTACTAGAGGTAGCAATTTCAAGGGCTTACTGGATTACTTATTCTCTAAGCCTGGTGCAGAATTACTCGGTGGCAATATAGTAGGAGAAACAGCTTCAGAGTTAGCAAGTCAATTAGAAGAAAGCAGTCTTTTAAGTACTAGAGTTAAAAAACCCGTCTCTCATATTTCTTTAAGCATTCCTCCCACTGATAAGTTAGAAGATGTCGATTGGCTTGACATTGCTGCCTTCTATCTAAAGGCTATGGGCTATGAATGTAATCAATATACGGTCATTCGTCATAGTGATAGAGAACACGATCATATTCACATTGCAGCTTGCAAAGTAAGGATAGATACAGGCAAATGTGTAGACGATGATTGGGACTATCGAAGAAGTGAAGCAGTTGTTAAAAAACTTGAGGAAGATTACAATTTAACACCTTCACCTAGTAGTCAAGATAAAGACAGACGTTCACCCACTACCGGAGAACGTAGATTACTCGCGCGTACTGGAGAAGATAGTGTACGAGTAAAACTGCAAGATACTATTGACGAATTATGCAGTCAACAACCAACGATGCCAGAACTGATCGACCTCCTCAAAGACCAGGGCATTGACGTACAAGTTAAGGAAACTGTTAACGGATCAATGGGCATTTCCTATAAGCTTGATGAGATTGCTTTTACTGGTAGTAAATTGGGTAGAGCTTATACTTTCAATGGATTACAGAAGTATCGCAACGTAGAATATGACCCTGAACATGATAACGATGCGATCGCATTCGCTTCTAGTCGTCCACCAGTTATGACCAGTCAGAACTCAAGCACAACTGACTCAACTGAAGGTGATGATGATGACAACGAGACTATTGGTGCGATCGCTCCAAGTAACCAGGAAGTTGAGTTACCAGGGCAACTACCATTACTGCCAGAATTAGAGCTTGAACTAGAAAGTGATAAAGCTGCTAATAGTGATAATGATGATGAAACTGCAACAGCTAGTAGTGATAAAACTGCTAATAAAGATGATGAAAAATTAAATTACACTGATCTTTTTGCTGTTCCAGATGATTTTGATAAAGAGTTCCTTGAAAATCGCGCACGTGAAATACGAGAACAAGTAAGAGAAAAACAAGCAGCAGAACAGGCACGTCGTACAGCCGAAGCAATAGAGTATAGACGTGCAGAGGAACAACGGATCAATAATATTTACAAAGAAAATATCAATAATCCCATCTTCAATGAGTTGATACCAGATGAAGTGAAAGCTTTGTTTGAGGAAAGTATTGCACGAGAAAACATGGGCGCTAACGCTCCCAATGAGTTGCAATTAAATGATGCTACCGCACCATTACAAGCCTCAAATCTTACCCATGAAACTGCTCCAAGTGATTTAAGTGACCAAACTGCTCCAAGTGTTCTAAGTGTTCAACATGAAACTACTAATCGTGATCTAAGTGTTCAACATGAAACTACTAATCGTGATTTAACTGTTCAACATGAAACTACTCCAACTGATTTAACTGTTCCAACTGTTCCAACTGCACAAACTGAGTTAGACCAGGATGATGAAGAAGTAATAAATGTCGATCCAATTGAGGAAAATTGGGAACCACTGCGATCGCACTTAATCGAACAATACTGCTTGCCTCCATCCCTCCTCGATGCGCTGCACGAAACAGAGCGGCTGTATGCAAATGTTGATGGCATGGCAGTATTCAGTTTGCGTACTTTAGACAATATTGAAACAGGCGTGTGGGTACTTAACCCATCAACTGAAGAGGATAAATGGGTGGATTTAATACTAGAACCAGAAGTTGAGGAAGAAGTAAACGGAGAACCTGCAATATTTTGGATAAGTTCGTTAGGTGACGCACCTAATGATAAAGCCATCATCACTCAAGACCCAATCGAAACTATTTCTTATGTAGCGTTAGATCCTAGTTTCGAGCAAAACAATACTATATATATCAGTGCTTTTGGTGTAGACTCGCTCCCTATAAAATCTCTACAGCAGCTTAAATCCAACGTTGTAGTCAGTTTTAAAGGTGATGAAGAAGGTATTGAATTACGAAACGAACTAGCAATCGCTTTACCTAAAAGTCAAAAAATGGAACTGGATGAAGCTGGTTGGAACGGAATGCTAAAAGAGCGATCGCAACAAGTAGAACAGATACAACTTATGGCGCAATACCAGTCACAGCAAGAATCACAGATGGAATTATAACGTCAAAACGAGAGTGACGCGGTACTTTCCACCTGTAGAAATTTCCAAGGAATTAAATCCAAAATTTTAATTCCTTGGAAAAATCTGAGGTAGTTATTTACCTTGTCGTCATACAGAATTATTACATTATGTAACTTTTTTCTAAGGAATTAAATCATGCAATTGTTTAAGGTTTGAAGTGGGTACAATTGTTTAAAGTTAAAAGTGGCTTCAACTGTTTAATCTTTCAAGTGGAAAAAGACTTTTTCGTTGGCTCTGCGATAGCAGATTTGTAGTTTTAACTGTCTCTAACATTAACTAACAATCTCGCGACAAAAAGCCGCTAGGCTATCCTTAAACAGCCAAAGATTCTAATATTATTTTAATTAATTCTTGTCTAAAGCACTACTAACGTAGTGCCTTAAAAAAAGTAACGTGATTGTTGAAATTCTTTATTACTGTTAGATTGCACTTGTTGACGACACTGCAACTAATCACTTTACTTTCTCACTAAAGTTACACTGTTGCTGCTGTAATTACTGTATACACAACTGTTAGAAGTGAACTTAACTACAAAAGTTTAAAGTAAAAAGTGATAATTCTACAGCATTAGTTAAAAAAAAGTTGCATCTGTATTCCAAATCACTACAAAGAATTAGGCAATGATTTTATACTTGAGATTTAGCACTGATTAGAAATGAAGAAGGAGCTAGGCTGTTGCTCAAACTACTGGCTACAGTAATTACCTTATTTACCGTAGCGACTACATCTGTTACTTCTGTAACTGCTCAAAACAATAATCCGATTGTTCGTGGTCAATACTTGGTTGAACAAGTCGCCATGTGTGCTGACTGCCATTCTCCACGTAATGAGCAAGGAGAATTTGATCGTGTCCACTGGCTACAGGGTGCGCCGATTGGATTCAAACCTATTTTTCCCATGCCAGCTTGGGCAGAGATGGCACCTTCAATTGCTGGTATTGGCAATGAAGGTTCAACGCAGGAAGAAGAAGCTGTTGTCAAACTGTTAGAGACAGGACTGAACTCCCAAGGGATGCCAGCACGCCCACCCATGCCAACTTACAGGCTGTCACACTCCGATGCTGTGGCGGTTGTCGCTTATCTCAAATCCTTAAACAGCAATTGAGAATAGTATGAAATGCGAAAGCACAAGTTAAAAAGACCGAGCGAATGAACTCTCAGAAATGAAAAGTGAACTCACACCAGAATTAACGTGAAAAAAACTGGACTTGTTGACGATAGTGCGTAGTGCGATAGCGAAGCGCTGACTTGTCAGTTCGCACACTGAATACTAATCAAATGTTTGATTAGCACAAAACTCTTGTTCTGATTGGAAAT
Coding sequences within it:
- a CDS encoding c-type cytochrome, with the translated sequence MLKLLATVITLFTVATTSVTSVTAQNNNPIVRGQYLVEQVAMCADCHSPRNEQGEFDRVHWLQGAPIGFKPIFPMPAWAEMAPSIAGIGNEGSTQEEEAVVKLLETGLNSQGMPARPPMPTYRLSHSDAVAVVAYLKSLNSN